The region GGACAGAAACAAATGATCGAATTTCCTTTGAATTGTTCTCTTACTCTAATCACAATATAAAATACTTCTACTCCACTGCAACTTGAATGATAATAACTCAATATTTCAAGTACAAAGAACAACATCAACTTTGCAATGTGACAGGTATTAACAGAGGAAGGAAAAATTACACAAAGGCCAAATGTAAATCAATGTGGAGTAGGAAAAGTCTTATGTTTAGGGACTGTGATATCTCACAATACAGTTGATGCATAAATCACTGCTGCTCACCTCAAAGAAACGGGAGAACATGAGTTCATGAGAAGATAACATAGCTTACATATAAACTTTGTACATAACCTATATTTGAGATGTAATATTAGGCTATATTTAATATGCACAGAGAACAAAGCTGTGTGACctttaaaaagaaaatgcttatatttatatataagaaACTGCAATTGTTAACTGCATCTTTTTGTCTGTGGTTATCAAGTATTAACTAAAAACAGTAGGATCCAAAAATCTGAGAGCACCTTTTTAATATACATTCCAGAATCTCTTAGTATTtaaaatgacagcatgcactcgagctggcatgaatATTTcctcttcattttacatcatatattttctttgtttaacGTTTTGTATATtctaaaatgttctgtttatttccaggtttaagtGAAAACGAAAATCCAGATTTTAATTGttttctcagacttttggaccttaCCAAATACATTGTCTTCACATGCCCTGGTTTACTGAAATTATTTGCCATAACTAAATTCCCAGTCAGTTTAATAAATGTTACTTGACATTTTACAATCTTCACCACAGCACAATTTAACATCATTTTCAGATTTTAGGGAAAGGAAAATgatcaaagaaacaaaaacaaaagattttGTGGAGTTTTTCATCAAACTTTGAATGGACCTATGAATAGAACAGTAAACATACCACAGAACTCTATATGATCATTCAAAGAGTACAATTTTGCATTCAAGCTGACCATAACTACTGCAGACGGGCAAACAATAGCAATTTCCTGGACTTAAAAACCTCTGAATGGCCTTTTAATTGGCTAAGAACGGGTCTGAGATACAAATCAATGTCCTGACAATAAAAAGTGCTGTGTGTTTATGGACCCCTTACGTCAAGTAGGTGCTGTCCTCTTTCAGTGTGAAAGAAAGACCACTTTACCCACCATCCCCTACGGTCAGGGCCTCTATATAGTGTAATTAGTCAATCATTACGTAAAGGCCCTGCATCAGTATAACGAGGGCAGCATTGCATTCCTGtgactgtttttactgttaagctGCAGGCAAGCTGCTTTCCAGGGTCAGTGTTCAGTCAGCGTTTGCATGGCCGTGGGATTCCAGCCACAGAGTCtgaatatttgttattttatcaCCAATGAGAAAGATTGTTTGCGGTCAATGAATTTTACACACTGACCTCAAGGATTACAGACAAGGTTTAAGATGGTCAGGATAATTGTACATGTCTCCAAATTCCAATATCTTTTtgtaaggcttttttttttttttttaaagtcaatgaCAGCAACTAAAATGCAAGTTTGCAATTATTGTTGGCAATGATTTACAAATTGCAAACTTTAAAAAAAGGTTATCAATTAGACTGTCCTGCCCACTATTTATAAGCTAAACATTATTTTGGGATAATTATCCGTTAATTCctattttacaatttgaaaatgaaTAATCTTCTCCAAAGATGACAACTTCTGCTTCCAGCCAACCAGCTACTACAGGACCAACTAAGGTAATACATTGAGCGCCACCTGCTGGTCGTTAGTTGCACTGTAACCCTAGAATAAATATTTTGTAACTTGTGAGAACTACCTTATTTACAATCACAACCAGACTTTAATTATCAGCTTTTAGTCTCTGAACAGTAAGGTAACAAACCCCTCCAAGaataaaatacttaaataatCTTGGCAAAATAAACGGGAAAAACAAACAGTGTTTAATGTTAGTATTTGTgtataaataaaagaataatcaAACCATTTATTTAACAAATAGGTTTTTGCTGCTACAACAACTAATATGACAacaacaactactactactactactactactactactactattactattactactactactactattactattactattactattactacaattactattactactattactattactactactactattactattactaatactactattactattactactcttactattactactattactattactattactacaattactacaactattactactactactattactattactacaattactattactactactactattactactattactattactacaattactattactactactactactgctactactactattactattactattactactactactactactactattactactactattactattactacaattattactactattactactactactattactactactactactactacaactactacaactactattactattactacaattactattactactactactactattactattactactactactattactattactaatactactattactattactactcttactattactactattactattactattactacaattactacaactattactactactactattactattactacaattactattactattactactactactactactactattactactactattactattactacaattattactactattactactactactattactactactactactactacaactactacaactactattactattactacaattactattactactactactactattactattactactaatactattactacaattactactactactattactattactgctattactattactactactactattactattactacaattactactactattactactactacaattactactattactattattactactactattactattactaatactactactactactattactactactattactactactaccagtactattactactactactactactattactactaatattactactattactattactattattactactactaataccactactattactactactactactaccattactactactattattattactactattactactactactactactaccactactattactattactactactactacaataataataataataataatgagatggaataaaataaattttatatatatatcagtgtatatatatatatatatatatatatatataatataatgtgtaaatatttttaattatatatatatatatatatatatatatatatatatatatatatatatatatacactgtatctatatttttatttctatttattttattttattcagagGGTTAAACAATGATTTTAATTAAAGTCTCTGAACATTAACACACCcctccaaaaataaaatatataaataatcttatcaaaatataaataaacagaaaaataaattaattaatgtataaataaaagaataaacaatgtatttaacaatttatatatatatatatatatatataatatatatatatatatatatatatatatatatatatatatatatatatatatatatatatatactactacaACTTCTGCGATGACAGTTACATCAATAACAATAATGAGatggtaatttttattttaatgtattatttatgtattcTATAGGctttatgtatatataaatatatattttaattatatttttatatttataatatactgtttattatgtgcttatttctatttattttattttattcagatgGTTAAACATGGATTTTCATTAAAGTCTCACACACACTCTTCctgaatgaaatattttaaaatcaagcAAGAAATTGCAATAAACAGTAAATTAccgaattaataaaataataaaccatTAAAAGTTTTACCTCCAACTGCTAATAGTAAAGATTAGCTATAttctaatataaaaataatattaataatttgatgaacatttttgttttgaatgAAGCTGCCAGAAACAATAGGACATATTTTTTTGACTGCTGTTTCTCTCAGAGATTTTGGAAATAATTATCATCTTACGTTCAACTGACGTCTGGTCACGCTTTTGATATACTGTAAGTTGCagagatgtgtttatttattttgagtccAAAAATGTATCTGTGAATTTTACTGTGAACCTTAAGATTTTATTTGGTAAATTTCATATACATAAAGCAAAATGAATTAATCTAAACCATGGTttaagagtttaaaaaaaaaaaaaatgtattaatattaaaaaatgtaaatatactaCTTACTTTTGCTATATAATATCTAAGTAATAAGAGTTGAATATAATtaaagaaaaagtatttgaattGCTGACCTTTTTTGTCTTCACTGTAACCCCTATTCTTATGTGGATGTCTTTGGTTTATATGTGTATTTttctgcaataataataattataacaataataataatgatatttgtttgtgtctttattgttaattttatttgatgtatttattatttttatgaataactttataaattatgtggatatgtttATGgctcgtttgtttgtttttattgcgCATGCGCAGAGTGTCAGGCCGACCCTCCGATCATGGAGGATGTTGATCTGTAACCAGCAGCAAACTTTCTTCACTCTCTCACTGAACCTGCTTCATTAACCAGCCTCGGGTAGCTACGACGATATCACTTTTATCGTTTAATGAACTCTGATAAAGCGTGATGGTTTTTCAGTGTGACATTTCAGAGGTTTCTTGGATTGTGAGCCCGATGGCTGTTTTTGTTTCCTGTTGCTCACATCTGAATTCAGATCAGCATCTTTTATGATTGATACCACATATATCAAGTTACTTGCGAAATACATGTGCTCCTAAATCCTTTAGATCTCATTTGATGTTGTGACGTGGATGTCTAGATGATTATGAGCTCGCCTTTAGCTGTGTTTGCTCATTGTGTTTTGTACGTGCACTAGGAGTCCAGAAATTAATGCGAATTGACTCCGTTTCTAATCTTAACGTTGTTAAGATAGCATAGACAAGAAAACCTTttcaagttataaaaaaaaaaaattaaaaaaattaaaaatgggaaTTGTCAGATCTGACCTGCCCCAAACTCTTATAAATGGGagcaaataataaatatacaaatcTTTTCAGTCATGTGTGAATAACTGGAGTGTGTCCATCTGTTTAGATTCACAGGTTGCCAGATCCTCTGCCATGAACTCCCCCTAAACAATTGACATGTGTTGGTAAAATGGCTGCTGAGCTGTTTCCTGCTAAAGAACTGCCCATCAACACTGGCACCGCTGTACAACAGTACCAACAGCAGAACGTCAGCAACAACAACACCATTCAAGGATGTAACTGGCAAGGCTTGTATCCCACAATCAGAGAGCGGTAACTTGTTCTTTCTCTTATTGATTTGTCCTTCCAATTACACTGTCTTTGccacaaaacctagtgagctccctACATAGACATCATTTTAAGCCAGTAAAAGCTTGCTCCTCCTGACTTGAATGTCGTTTCAAAAGGAAGACGGCATAATTATGCTACCTTCTAAGATGCATTGAACTGAACGCAGTAAATATATTATAACTTGGGCTGGGTAGGATACAGATATACAGATTCGATTCATATTTTGagtcatatgggtatatttcagttataatgtccattttgcctACATATGAAAACTAAAGCTGTTAATTATAcgggggaccttttaactaggtacattacgaaaatatacattttactaattacatttgatttgtttttcatcattttgttcacattttagctTAATAAAATGGACATatctatgtattccatcaataaatatgataatatattgcatatataatagtttgttacatgtttattgtttaatgcttaatttatacaatttacaagtatttcCATTAATTTGCAGAGTGCATGATAAAAAtcgttactgtctctttaagaaaaccggcagttctgAAAACGAGCACATGTTAGCAAGGGAGACtcaaatggcttctttacctcattcgtgctatgcatgattagagttaaatgtttatgttttgttgtatTTGACTTCAAATTAACTATAAAAAACAGAAAGAATATTAAAAAAGACAttgttcaatgacaaatggattgtgtggatctcatctttggacacacattacacggaacgagtcaaatcaaactttaactctcaacacgcagttaAACGGTGTTGAACTTTTCGCCAATATACTACTTAATCACACGTGAGAgaaatatgaaaatgtaccaGGTAGtagctaatcacagacatttttagtcgcatagtgctAAATGTTGTCTCATATGCTAGTTatttactcgcattgtagagAGTTGCGCATATGGTAAAAGATCGATTTTGatatttaagaattgatatcgagatcgttcataTTTATGTCGTGACGCatcagaaaatcgatattttcCCAGTCCAAGCAGCAATCTTTTGGAACAGTCTTCTTACAGAGACCTCTGATGCCTTAAAAGGCTACTAcgtaggcagctcattaggtgTCACAACAGAGCAGTTGTGTGTCTCAGTTGGTTCTAAACTCTACTTAAGCATAATTTTAGAGCTTAGTCAAGATGTCAGTGCTTTAAAAGGCTGTTATTTGTCCCTGCAGGAACGCAATCATGTTCAACAACGAGCAGATGGCCGATATTCACTTTGTGGTTGGACCTCCCGGGGGAACCCAGAGATTGCCGGGACACAAGGTACACACTTACGCCGGTTCAACCTAGCACCGTAGCAAACATCTTTGTAGAAGGGTGAATTGAAAACTGTCCAGGacacatttcaccacaaaatccaAAGATAAATAGCTATGAGAATGAGAATATAATCCATTCCCTCTTCTCTCTTTCAGTATGTGCTGGCTGTGGGAAGTTCTGTATTTCATGCCATGTTCTATGGAGAGCTGGCTGAAGATAAAGATGAGATCCGGATCCCTGATGTGGAACCAGCTTCCTTCCTGGCCATGCTGAAGTTAGATTTCACACTTGATCCAAGGCAGACTAAAGGCTCAGGTATACTTTATTTATCTGCGTTCCGGATCAGATTGCGCCCAGTCGActgcgttgcctttcaaagtCCGCAAATACAGTCAACAGCATATTTGTTGCACACAGCGTTGCCGATGCACACAGACGAGGCATATCTGTGTGTCAAGAAATTGTAGGCAGTGCGTGCAACGAATACTGTGCGCGGAGCGATCCGGAACGCGgtcaaccgaagtatactttggcctttagtaaTTACTTTCTTTATGCTGCATTATTCTAgaacagaaaatacaaaaaccTTTTATGTGCTCTCTCCTTTCAGGTATATTTACTGTGATGAGATTGACCTGTGTGCAGACACCGTACTCGCCACACTTTATGCTGCCAAAAAGTACATCATTCCACACTTGGCTCGTGCTTGCGTCAACTTCTTGGAGACCAGCCTGAGCGCTCGCAATGCCTGCGTCCTGCTGTCTCAAAGCTGCCTGTTCGAAGAGCCCGATCTCACACAGCGATGTTGGGAGGTTATCGACGCGCAGGCAGAACTCGCCCTCCGATCGGAGGGATTCTGCGACATCGATGTTCAGACCTTGGAGAGCATCCTGCGGCGGGAGACACTCAATGCCAAAGAGATGGTAGTGTTTGATGCGGCATTGAGCTGGGCGGAAGCCGAGTGTAATCGACAAGAACTACAGCCAACGATCGAGAATAAGCGGCTTGTTTTGGGAAAGGCCATCTACTTGATTCGGATCCCGGCAATGGCGCTAGATGATTTCGCCAATGGTGTGGCGCAATCCGGCGTGCTGACGCTCAACGAAACCAACAGTATTTTCTTGTGGTACACAGCGGCGAAGAAACCCGAGCTCAAGTTCATCTGTAAACCACGGAAAGGTTTAACGCCGCAAAAGTGTCACCGGTTCCAGTCTTGCGCGTATCGTAGCAATCAGTGGCGATACCGTGGACGCTGTGACAGCATCCAGTTTGCTGTGGACAAACGTGTCTTTATTGCTGGGTTCGGGCTGTACGGTTCCAGCTGTGGTTCGGCCGAGTACCAGGCCAAGATTGAGCTGAAACGGCAAGGCGTGCCGCTCGGCCTCGCCATCATCAAATACTTCTCCGACGGTTCCAGTAACACATTCCCCGTGTTCTTCGAGCACCCGGTGCAGATAGAACCGGACACGTTCTACACTGCGAGCGTGGTTCTGGATGGGAACGAGTTGAGTTATTTTGGGCAGGAGGGGATGACGGAGGTGCAGTGTGGAAAAGTGACCTTTCAGTTCCAGTGCTCGTCGGACAGTACCAACGGGACAGGTGTGCAGGGGGGGCAGATCCCAGAACTCATCTTTTATGCCTGAGAGAGAATATGGAGCGTCCTGGTTGTAAACGAACAGCGTAGATAAGAAACTGATATTTTTTGTTTCTTAATAAGTGCTGCTAACATTTTGCACAAAGGCTGCAAAAAGAGAGAATAATAAAGATTATAGTACACTGACAATCGATCATAGTCTATTTTAAAAGTgttagtgcacccaaaaatgaaaactgttatTCCaatccatattactttctttctttcatggaacacaaaaggtgacattttgaagaatgtccggGCTGTCAAgtgccataaaagtaatccatatgaatctgTGTgctgtgctatattccaagtcttctgaaaccatatgatacTGTAGCTTTGTGTGAATAATGAGACTATGTGGACAATACTTTTTTAGGTAGTTTTGtggtccttttgtgttccgcggaagagagaaagtcatacactaaaCACTAAACACTAATCTTTCTTAAAAGTTACTTTGGTAAAAatgtgtctgctaaatgtaaGTGTAATCTTCGTGTAACAGAATTTTAACACTAATAAAGTCAGATTTTGTCAAGTTCTACTCttgaatagacctttttcacactccaggttttgAAATGcggaagtaaatgtttgcagggtaaacttcgacagtggtgaatgggagatcacagaaaatattattttcacttacccatttgctccaagagcaaaagaagaaAACCCACTAatacatttgaatgatgctgagAAATAAGGCGGAAAAACGTcaccacagtctgtgaaaaaggtctgtatTCATTCTGTTGATGTTTACTGCTCTGACTAAAAGCAGACATGTTGTGTCTCTAATATCTTGAAATCGAACCAGTGATGTCACACGATTTATTATATAGAATCATATTTTTTTGTGAGTTATTAAGAAATTTATTTTACTAAACTCtagtatttgtatatttttttacttcacaCATGAAGCACATGTTCTTcactaaaaacatatttttctctatgtaatattcatgtaatcctacatttcctttattttattttttatttttgtgcaatgACATTTTTTGTAAGTAACATGAAGTTATGAGGGGTTTTAACAAAGACTATGAGagataattagtggtgcttgtcaagcatcactattagcTACTATTGCTCATTTCACAACTGTTATCGTTTCCCAAAGTAtgagatttttttaaacattccgTTTTCGGTGGAGAAAAAATGGCATTTTAATGTGGATGAGACAATGCGAAATTAACTTTTTACATGGACTCGAGGGTGGGCTCTTTCGTTTTGGGCTATAGTAACCACCTAGAAAACGCTATCATGGTCGCTGCAagatttgcacaggcaagcaccacatggaccttatttacagtagcgccatctttaatttttgatgggaatgacttTGAGGCTGTGAGGGGATAGaataaagactttcaatgggttgcactgttgtttaaagtgttttggattgtctgctgatgaaacattaaaagtgcactcagtaatgtttcgctcatgtcatcttggacttacagtgacacctagtggtgtggatgcagcatcattcaaaatcaatagttatcagttacagatgccattgtagaaattcactttttacaatcagccatgattcatttaattgaagagtgaaagtgtccaataacaagacggttactgagattaagcgagtactgtagtattcagctggtcatgtgattctaaaatggcagcccccatgaaggcaccctcccccatgtagaataaaatagcattttaagGTTGCTGATATGaatagagtcctcatctcatgtgagtggtcatgattttatacatatttttcaaaattacaattcatttctttaggagtaaaacgttttttaatggggaaaaaacaacTCCACAAAACATGAGTTATTGAAAATGAGATGTGATTTAGGAGCTTAATGCAGTGCATgctctcacagccttgttttcactCAAATATGGTGCTacagtgaataaggtctattgaaaatataaaaatcaaatttttacTGTGTCTAATTTATGTGGCAAACAAGACATTTTTAACAGACTCCATTCTAGCTCTTTCACGTGGCTTACATTTTCATGTGTGGATGTCAAAGTCAAACTTTAATCGCACTATTTTCATAATGTTGGTTTTTTTGTAACACTATGGCACAATCTAGATTCATCGTTTCACTCTTGAAATGCTACATTTAGGTTTTGGAATGCCATggaatttaaggaatattccagttaaaggaatgttccgggttcagtacaagttaagctcaatcgacagtatttgtggcataatactgattaccacaaaagttaatttcgactcgttcctccttttctttaaaaacagtaaaaattgaggttacagtgtggcacttacaatggaggtgaatggggccaaattttggagtgtttaaaggcagaaatgtgaagcttataatgttataaaatcatttacattaattcttctgttaaaacttaaagtattatttaagctaagatgtttaaattgtcatttttttagttgttttgaAGTGTacagcattacgtcgtcatggcagtgacattgtaaaattggctgtaactttacacagaaaaggttaatacgcaattttatcacactgaaatcatgttacaaggatattgttcatgtcttgtgtcatctacacttttgaaacagtattttaatgtacagttgtgctcaaaagtttgcatacccttggagaattggtaatatatgtaccatttttaaagtaaacatgagtgagcaggcaaaacacatttctcttatttcttatgggattcatattcagctgttggttataacagaatggcacaatcataaaacaaaacatggcaacaaagaaaaa is a window of Myxocyprinus asiaticus isolate MX2 ecotype Aquarium Trade chromosome 8, UBuf_Myxa_2, whole genome shotgun sequence DNA encoding:
- the LOC127445398 gene encoding BTB/POZ domain-containing protein 3-like, whose amino-acid sequence is MAAELFPAKELPINTGTAVQQYQQQNVSNNNTIQGCNWQGLYPTIRERNAIMFNNEQMADIHFVVGPPGGTQRLPGHKYVLAVGSSVFHAMFYGELAEDKDEIRIPDVEPASFLAMLKYIYCDEIDLCADTVLATLYAAKKYIIPHLARACVNFLETSLSARNACVLLSQSCLFEEPDLTQRCWEVIDAQAELALRSEGFCDIDVQTLESILRRETLNAKEMVVFDAALSWAEAECNRQELQPTIENKRLVLGKAIYLIRIPAMALDDFANGVAQSGVLTLNETNSIFLWYTAAKKPELKFICKPRKGLTPQKCHRFQSCAYRSNQWRYRGRCDSIQFAVDKRVFIAGFGLYGSSCGSAEYQAKIELKRQGVPLGLAIIKYFSDGSSNTFPVFFEHPVQIEPDTFYTASVVLDGNELSYFGQEGMTEVQCGKVTFQFQCSSDSTNGTGVQGGQIPELIFYA